The genomic segment AACAGAGCTAAAGCCAACACTTCCCACGCTTTACCCAAATTAAACAGCGCGTACAGATAAGAGAGAGGGGGTAAAAATACGCTCATGAAGCCCCACGCGTAATCGGCCTTGAATGACAAAATGATCAGGTAGCCCCAGCTGATCACAAGGGTAGCAATACCAAACATGGTCAAAACAGACGAAATCGAATCCATAACATACTCTCAATAGAAGAATAGGAAGCCGGCGCATTATAGGTGCTGCCTTCTTGCGGTGAAACTGCAGATTGCTAAGGCGTACGAGCGATCGCCCACACCTGCACTTCGTCCACACCCGCCGCAGAAAGCACACGAACAATCTCTGTCGCCGTGCTGCCAGTGGTCAACACATCGTCAACTACCGCTACTCGCCGATACGGCAGTGGTCGCTGCAAAATAAATGCTTCGTTGAGATTGGTTTGCCGCTGCTGACGACTCAGACCTTGTTGGCTATCCGTGTTGCGCTGTCGAGCTAACGCGCGCGACAAAGGTAGGTGCAGTTGCCGTGCAAGCACGCGGGCAATCTCTGCTCCCTGATCAAAACCGCGCTGCTGTAGTCGTCGCCAATGCAGTGGCACAGGCAGGATGCACTCCGGCAATATCAACACACCTGCACGTTCACTATCTCGAATGTGTTGCGCCAAGCTGTGTGCCAACCAATGTCCGCAAGCCAGCTGACCGCTGTGTTTGTAACGATTGAGCAATCCAGCAACCGGCTCTTCGTAGCGAAAAGCACAGACCGCGCTGGAAAAAATGGGCGGTGATTGCAAACAGTGGCCGCAATATTTTTCGGTAGCCACCAACGGTATAGCGCAACGCAAACAGGCTTGCGTATTCCACGGCAAGTGATGTTCGCACACTGCGCACAAAGGTTTAATGCCACGCAGTGTACGACGACACAACAAGCAAGCAGATGAAATCAGTGAGCCAAAAAATTGTGACAGCAACATGGAAATCCTTTTCCATTATTGATATGGATGAATAAAATTTCTATTAAGGTTTATCGTTCAAAACAAAACTGTCGCCTTCTTTGGCTATTGGTGAAGCTTCATTCGATGAAGAAAAAGCAATACCACCTGCCAAAATAGTTTCTGCTGTCTCAGTGCGTATATTGATACCGGAAAACAATCCTGCCTTAACCTCTATACCACTGGCATTCCAAAAAC from the Pseudomonadales bacterium genome contains:
- a CDS encoding ComF family protein, with the protein product MLLSQFFGSLISSACLLCRRTLRGIKPLCAVCEHHLPWNTQACLRCAIPLVATEKYCGHCLQSPPIFSSAVCAFRYEEPVAGLLNRYKHSGQLACGHWLAHSLAQHIRDSERAGVLILPECILPVPLHWRRLQQRGFDQGAEIARVLARQLHLPLSRALARQRNTDSQQGLSRQQRQTNLNEAFILQRPLPYRRVAVVDDVLTTGSTATEIVRVLSAAGVDEVQVWAIARTP